The window AGATTTTGACGCTCGTTCAAGTCATAATCATGGCACAAAATTCAGATTACGACAAAATGCTCGACCAAAGTTGTATTCCGATATTCGAGAAGTCATGTAACGTAAAGAAATAACCTTTCTTATATATCAGATTCTTAAACGGACGTTAATTTCTCTAATAAACTAACCGCGAACGGATGGTTCCGGGCAATGCCGCCATCTTCCCCGCCAGCGCAGGTCCTTTGACGTCATCCACATCGATGAGCGAGTAGCCGACATGCCCGCGTGTCTGCAGGTGTTGGCCGGAGATATTCACGTGGTTTTGGGCAACCAACTTGTTGATCTTCGCCAGCATTCCGGGCACATTCTCATGGATGTTTGCGAATCGATGACTCCCGGCTCCCTTCGCCGCCTGAAGCACGGGAAGATTGACGCAGGTGGTCGTGCTTCCCGTCCGGATGTAGTCGATGATCCGCGCGGCGACAAACCTTCCGATATTTTGCTGGGCTTCCGCCGTCGAACCGCCGACGTGAGGCGTCAGGATGACATTTTTAAGACCTCGTACCGGGCTGAGGAATTCCTCTTTGTTGCTTGCGGGTTCCTTTGGAAAGACATCCAGCGCAGCGCAACTACTGGAAAGTCCTGAAAAACCGCCTAAAGAAAGAGGGCAGCGAGTCGGTTACAAAATGTAACCGACTGAAACTGCCGGCGGCCGATGGAAAGTCCTATCTCACCGATGTGGCTGATCCGAGCACCTCAAACTCGACATCCATACCATTTTGTTGATGTCAACAAAATGATCGGGATCGGCAAAGGCGGACAGCGAACAAATGCTTGACAATGGAAATGGGAATAAGTAAAATCCGGTCGTCATGAATAGACAAACGCAATATGAATCGGTAAAGTTAGTCAAAGAAAAACTTACCGGTTTCTTCATTAAGAAACTGATCAAAAATGTTTTTCTATCAGGAAACTTATCTGTCTATAGACAAACCTTGAAACAAGGTGAACATGCAGGTTAAACATATGTTAGGCTTGCTACTTATTTTAATTTACATTCCGTTCGAATATTTGGTTAAATTTCTGACAAAGAATTATTATTTGAGGAAAAACTTGTGACAAAAACTGAAATAACTGAATTAAAAAATGGAAATAATGGTGAACTTGGTAAATATTTAAATCCCGCTAATGATACCAAGACAATATTTTTTACTTTAGATAAATTGGGAAGATTACCAGAAAATTTTGATGGTAAATATTTCATTCCCCTATGTAATCATCCAATTGAAAAGATTAGATTATTGGCAGTTAAAAATATAGGTAAACTGTGTGATGAAAAATATTTAAATCAATTAGAGAATATTTCAATTTCCGATGAAAGTACAATGGTTAGACGGGAAGCTATTTCTTCAATTGGTAGAATGCGAAATAAAAATGCAATCCCTATCCTTATTAAAAGTTTAAAAGATTCTGACCCTAAAATTGTATTACAAGCTATTAGAGGCTTGCTAGTTTTTAATGATAACGACTTAGTTGTTGCTGAATTAAAAAAATTAATTAATCATCCCAACGAAGTAATTAAAAACGTAATCGAGAAAGAATATTTTGACCAATCTGAATTTGAATACAACGTTGATCACTGTAAATCTCCAGATTATCTTAAAAATGTTGTTGTTAACGGTGATGTTCTCGAGGTTTTGAAAATCGTTCCAAATGAATCTATCCATCTTACTTTCACATCACCACCTTATTATAATGCAAGGGATTATTCAATTTATCAAAGCTATGATGAATATTTAGAATTTTTGAGAGATGTTTTTAAAGAAGTTCATCGAATAACGAAAGAGGGAAGATTTTTCATATTAAATACTTCCCCAATAATTATTCCACGAGTCAGTCGCCAACATTCGAGCAAAAGATATCCAATTCCATTCGACATACACCCCTTTTTAGTTGAAATGGGTTGGGAATTTATTGATGATATTGTTTGGGTAAAACCAGAATTCAGCGCAAAAGATCGCAATTCTAGTTTTCGTCAGCACAGAAAACCTTTAGCATACAAACCTACGGCTGTAACAGAATATCTAATGGTATACCGTAAAAAGACACACAAATTAATTGATTGGAATATTCGACAATATGACTACAAAACGGTTCAAGAAAGCAAGGTCTTCGGTGAAATTGACCAAATAAACACTTGGAAAATAGATCCAACATTTGATATAACACATACGGCAGTTTTTCCAATTGAATTATGCCTTCGGGTTTTAAAATATTATTCTTTTAAAAACGATTTAGTCTTTGACCCATTTGGTGGTAGTGGAACTTTTAGCAAAGCTGCACAATCCCTCGACCGATTCTTTTTCACAACCGAAATATCAGATAAATATTTCGAACGAATAAAAGAAATTGTTGGTAAAAATGTTTTGTTTAATAAAGACTTTCCAAATAAATATTATTCATTCCAAGAATTCTATAAAATTAATGAGGTTAACAAATGACGCTTACCGAACAAGTTGCAAAAAATATTATCATCAAATTGTTAAAAGGTGAAGATTATCGGATTGAGATCGTTACACTTATCAATGCTCAATTTCTGCAATATTCAATCGATTTTTTCAAAAAGATTGTTGATGCAAAGTTAAAGAATGAAAAGATTACAAAAGACTGGTATAAAAAAGAATTTCTTTCAAGTGACTTAACCACCGAAGAAATTGCTATCAATTCCGGATTAAACAAGAAAACAATTTCTAATATGTATAACTCAGCAACAAGAGAGATTGTAATTGAAGCATCTAATACACATTATGAACAACTTTATAATGCTATTAGTGCTCTTGTTGATGACGAAAGTGATTTTAGTTTGACCCTTACTATAAAAATGAAAACTGTTAGTGTAGATTTGAATATCAATGAAAGTCTAATTGTCATTAACACATTAGCGGTAAAACGAGCTGCATTGAGAGGTGTATTGTGGAGCACTGCTGGTAAACGTGTTGAAAAACCATTAATGCAAACTCTTTGCAAGTTATACGGAGTTACAGATTCAAATTATGCTGTAAAATTAAAAGGGAAAAGCGATACTTATGAATCAACCTTTGAAAGAGAAATCGATTTTTATTTGGTGGAAGGAACAAATAATCATAAATGTGAAGTCAAGTTAATGGGCAAGGGTAATCCAGAAAGTGCTGATGCAGTTATTGCCAGAGATAGCAAAGTATTTGTTGCCGACAAACTTTCCGATACGAACAAAAATCAACTTGATAGTTTGAATGTGAATTGGGTTGAATTAAGGAATGCAAATGGTTATAAAAAATTCAGTGAAGTTCTTACGAAACTTAGAATACCATTTTCTTTAAATGGTGATTATGACGATGCAAAATTAGGACAAATATTTAAAGAAATATTTTAAACGCAAGATAACAAGCCAATCAACCCGGCCGTATATTTGCTTTTGGCAGTTTTTAAATTTTCTGGTTGATTGCTCTGTTACAAGTTTGTTGTTCTAATTAGTTCTATTAATTAACATTGTTGCAAACTGCACATGCGAAGAAAATTAAATGCAGTTTGCTTAATCTTTGGCGTTTTCTATCTAATCTACATTGCTGTTCCGGGCGGCGGGTTATCAGCAATGACGTTATGTCTCTCATCTAAAAACATCACAATGAAAACCGGAAATTATTTTATCCGTTTTCTACTCATACCTCAGCGATTTCACCGGAATGCGATCTGTCTAATAAACTAACCGTGAGCGGATGGTTCCCGGCAGAGCCGCCATCTTTCCCGCCAGCGCAGGTCCTTTGACGTCATCCACATCGATGAGCGAATAACCAATTTGCCCGCGTGTTTGCAGGTGCTGGCCGGAAATATTCACATGGTTTTGGGCAAATAACTTGTTGATCTTCGCCAGCATTCCGGGCACGTTCT is drawn from Candidatus Marinimicrobia bacterium CG08_land_8_20_14_0_20_45_22 and contains these coding sequences:
- a CDS encoding restriction endonuclease subunit M, coding for MTKTEITELKNGNNGELGKYLNPANDTKTIFFTLDKLGRLPENFDGKYFIPLCNHPIEKIRLLAVKNIGKLCDEKYLNQLENISISDESTMVRREAISSIGRMRNKNAIPILIKSLKDSDPKIVLQAIRGLLVFNDNDLVVAELKKLINHPNEVIKNVIEKEYFDQSEFEYNVDHCKSPDYLKNVVVNGDVLEVLKIVPNESIHLTFTSPPYYNARDYSIYQSYDEYLEFLRDVFKEVHRITKEGRFFILNTSPIIIPRVSRQHSSKRYPIPFDIHPFLVEMGWEFIDDIVWVKPEFSAKDRNSSFRQHRKPLAYKPTAVTEYLMVYRKKTHKLIDWNIRQYDYKTVQESKVFGEIDQINTWKIDPTFDITHTAVFPIELCLRVLKYYSFKNDLVFDPFGGSGTFSKAAQSLDRFFFTTEISDKYFERIKEIVGKNVLFNKDFPNKYYSFQEFYKINEVNK
- a CDS encoding CfrBI family restriction endonuclease encodes the protein MTLTEQVAKNIIIKLLKGEDYRIEIVTLINAQFLQYSIDFFKKIVDAKLKNEKITKDWYKKEFLSSDLTTEEIAINSGLNKKTISNMYNSATREIVIEASNTHYEQLYNAISALVDDESDFSLTLTIKMKTVSVDLNINESLIVINTLAVKRAALRGVLWSTAGKRVEKPLMQTLCKLYGVTDSNYAVKLKGKSDTYESTFEREIDFYLVEGTNNHKCEVKLMGKGNPESADAVIARDSKVFVADKLSDTNKNQLDSLNVNWVELRNANGYKKFSEVLTKLRIPFSLNGDYDDAKLGQIFKEIF